GTGTTCTTCCTGCAGTTCGCCCTGCAGCACAAGAACCTCTACCGCATCGTCATGGAATGTCAGTTCATTGACGAGGCCACGTATCGGGATTACTACGAGGGGATGGCCGAGGTCTACGCCGGCCGCCTCAAGCGCGCCCAGGAAACGGGCCAGATTCGCGAGGGCGACGCCCACGCCCAGGCTTGGGTACTGATGGGTATCGCCGTGTTCATGGGCATGCGCTATTCCATCTGGGAAGACGCCCTGCCGCCCCAGGCGGTGCTGGACACCGCCACCGACTTCATCGCTTCGGGCCTGACACCCTAAGGGACGCGCCGATCAGCCCCTCGGGGCCGCTCCCCTCGCCGGTTCCTCCACCGGATGGCAGGTGCGGGGCACCGGGTGCCCCATGAAGGTTTCCATCAGGCAGGCCAGATAGCGCATGGTGCGGGCCGCTTCCGCATCGCTGCGGGGCAAACCACGCCGAGCTTCCAGCAGATCCACCACCCCCGCCTGCAGGCGGGCGAGCCCCCGATTGTGGCGCGCGCGGCTATCATCCGGCGCCAGGGCCAGCGCCCGGTCGTAGGCGTCCATGGCCGCCTCCAGCTTGCCCCGCTGGGCCCGCGCGTTCCCCAGCCGGAACCAGGCTTGCGCATCCTCGGGGCGGCGGTTCAGATAGGCCGCGTAGCCCTGCTCCGCCGCCGCCCAGTCTTCCGCCTGGTAAGCCTGAGCCGCCCGGTCCGGGCTCCCGCCCAGACTCGCGCAGCCACCCAACAACACCACGCCCAGCGCCAGCGCGCATGGGTTTTGCCACGATAAATGCTTTATCATCGGGCCACTTTATAGCACCAGGATTCTGGGAGCCATGACTAAGCACAGCCCTCGCACCGCGGTACGCATAGGCCATATCACCGTAGGCGGCGACGCCCCGGTGGTGGTGCAATCCATGACCAATACCGACACCGTCGACGAGGTGGCCACCGCGGTGCAGGTGGCGCAACTGGCGAAGGCCGGTTCGGAGCTGGTGCGCATCACCGTCAATTCCGAAGAGGCCGCGGCGGCGGTGCCGCGCATCCGTGAGCGTCTGGACGCGATGGGCGTGGACGTTCCCCTGGTGGGGGATTTCCACTTCAACGGCCACAAGCTCCTCACCCAGGAACCGGCTTGCGCCGAGGCGCTGGCCAAGTACCGCATCAACCCGGGCAATGTGGGGCGAGGCAGCCGACGGGACCCCCAGTTCGCCACCATGA
The nucleotide sequence above comes from Alkalilimnicola sp. S0819. Encoded proteins:
- a CDS encoding TetR/AcrR family transcriptional regulator codes for the protein MAKPVKPVTARGEQTRQKLLQAAEQEFGEKGFHTASISSITQRAGVAQGTFYIYYASKEDIFKALVKDMGRKMRHFLTEATEGITDRLEIERKGLVFFLQFALQHKNLYRIVMECQFIDEATYRDYYEGMAEVYAGRLKRAQETGQIREGDAHAQAWVLMGIAVFMGMRYSIWEDALPPQAVLDTATDFIASGLTP
- a CDS encoding tetratricopeptide repeat protein, with protein sequence MIKHLSWQNPCALALGVVLLGGCASLGGSPDRAAQAYQAEDWAAAEQGYAAYLNRRPEDAQAWFRLGNARAQRGKLEAAMDAYDRALALAPDDSRARHNRGLARLQAGVVDLLEARRGLPRSDAEAARTMRYLACLMETFMGHPVPRTCHPVEEPARGAAPRG